The genomic segment AGTTGCCGCGAAGCGGTCGACCGGGCCGCCGGATCGGCTGACGCGGTGACCCGATCGAGCATGCTCGCCGCTTTCACCCGGGCGTGTGAGTACGAATGGCTGTTCTGGGATTCGGCGTACCGGCTGGAGGCCTGGCCGACCGCCCACCTGCGCTGACTCAGACCGGGGTGCCGACCCAGCTCAGGCAGTGCCAGCCGCTGTCGGTCGATTCCAGCTCCACGATGCCGGTGTTCGGAATAAGGCTGGAGTCGGCCAGCTCGGGCAGCACGTTGTCGCAGAGCCATTCGGCGGCCAGCCGGATCGACCCGCCGTGCCCGACCAGCACCACCACGCCGTCGGAGTCGGCGGCCTCGTGCTTGGCACGCAGGTCGGCGACCGCCTTCTCGTAGCGCGCCCGCACCTCGCTGCCGCTTTCCCCGCCCGGCAGCGGCACGTCCAGGTCGCCCTGCGTCCACGAGTGCATGACCGCGGCGAAGGACTTCATCGCCTCGTGGTCGGCCCGGTCCTCCAGGTCGCCGACGTTGATCTCGTGCACGCCTTCGACCGGCTGCACCTCCATGCCGAACACCGCCGCGACCGGCGCCGCGGTCTGCTGCGCCCGGGTCGCGAAGGAGGCGTAGACGGCGCGCACCGGCTCGTCGGCCAGCCGGCCGGCCAGCGCGGCGGCCTGCTCCCGGCCCAGTTCGGTCAGCGGCGGCCCCGGCAGCGCGGTGTTCAGCGTCTTGAGCACGTTCGCCTCGCTCTGCGCGTGCCGGACCAGGTACAGCTTCACGCCAGTTCTCCTCTCCGGACCGCGGCCACCCAGTCCACGGCACCGGTGAAATCGTCGTTCGACGCACCAGTCTGGATGGTCGCCGCCACGCGGTCGGCCCGCGGGTGCGAGCCGAGGAAGCGCAGCCCCGAGCAGCGCCGCCGCAACGCGGCCAGCGCGTCCCCGATGCGCGGTTCCGAAATATGCCCCTCGAAGTCCATGAAGAACAGGTACTCGCCGAAATTGCCCTTCGTCGGCCGCGCGTCCAGCCGGGTCAGGTTGATGCCGCGCGTGGCGAGTTCGGTGAGCAGTTCGGCGAGCGTGCCGGTGCGGTTGGCCGCGGCCGCGACGATCGCGGTGCGGTCCGCGCCGGTCGGCTCGGGCAGCGTGCCCGGCGGGCGCAGCAACAGGAACCGCGTCCGCGCGTCACGCACGTCGGCGACCTCGGTGGCCAGCACGCGCAACGGGTAGTGCTCGGCGGCCACCGGCG from the Amycolatopsis magusensis genome contains:
- a CDS encoding histidine phosphatase family protein yields the protein MKLYLVRHAQSEANVLKTLNTALPGPPLTELGREQAAALAGRLADEPVRAVYASFATRAQQTAAPVAAVFGMEVQPVEGVHEINVGDLEDRADHEAMKSFAAVMHSWTQGDLDVPLPGGESGSEVRARYEKAVADLRAKHEAADSDGVVVLVGHGGSIRLAAEWLCDNVLPELADSSLIPNTGIVELESTDSGWHCLSWVGTPV
- the pheA gene encoding prephenate dehydratase produces the protein MSRIAYFGPQGTFTEQAARTLTADDELLPVETIPAALAAVRKGEADAACVPVENSVEGPVTATLDGLAEQELLVAVAEALLPVHFSVLARTDDAPIRTVASHPHALAQVRQWLEVNLPDARPVAAASTAAAAVAVQEGEFDAAVTAPVAAEHYPLRVLATEVADVRDARTRFLLLRPPGTLPEPTGADRTAIVAAAANRTGTLAELLTELATRGINLTRLDARPTKGNFGEYLFFMDFEGHISEPRIGDALAALRRRCSGLRFLGSHPRADRVAATIQTGASNDDFTGAVDWVAAVRRGELA